In the genome of Pelobacter seleniigenes DSM 18267, one region contains:
- the ppk1 gene encoding polyphosphate kinase 1, producing the protein MEQHALQQPLETVPKPVEACKDTTVVATPNKQNLDDPGLYFNRELSWLKFNERVLQQAATSRNPLLERVKFLAIYGSNMDEFAMKRIGGLKQQVAAGIQDATVDGRTPQQQLDECFQVLNAIQPHREEVTREVFAELKKKGIEFLDYSQLSTEERERIRNHFYDNIFPLVTPQSVDPAHPFPFISNLSLNLFVTLRYPGEKEISLARVKVPVGAGVNRFQRIDNKSYRFIRLEDIMENNLDLLFPGMEIIGCELFRVTRNANTSKDEEHADDLLELIETTLQYRRVAPIVRLQVMPDIKPLLRGRLASELGLNEETDVFVSEDLLGLRDLWELHRLDLPEHKDPPHYPIDHPLLPKERSIFHTIRDQKEILLQHPYESFSGSIERFLHESATDPKVRGIKMTLYRTDPDSEIIKYLIRAARNGKQVAVVVELKASFDEQANIKLATRMEEAGIHVTYGVVGLKTHSKIILVVRQDYKGLRRYVHIGTGNYHPVTARLYSDLGLLIYDKEVGRDATELFNYLTTGFTPKRHYTKLLPAPKILKKALLDKIEREISGHSAKTPGLIRFKMNALEDVDITKALYRASQAGVKVELLVRDSCRIRPGVPGLSENIRVVSILGRFLEHARIYYFRNGGQEEYLIGSADAMKRNLEYRVEALIPVESPALREQLNELLDLQLNDRVNAWELQADGNYVLVNPKARRGTEDCQEKQIKLAEKRLHEVQRLRKRKSRQAGEEHLNRNI; encoded by the coding sequence ATGGAACAACATGCACTGCAGCAGCCGCTGGAAACTGTGCCGAAACCAGTCGAAGCCTGTAAGGATACCACCGTGGTCGCAACGCCCAACAAGCAGAACCTGGATGATCCCGGCCTTTATTTCAATCGTGAGTTGAGCTGGTTGAAATTCAACGAACGGGTCCTCCAGCAGGCAGCTACGTCCAGAAATCCGCTCCTGGAGAGGGTTAAGTTTCTCGCCATTTACGGTTCCAACATGGACGAATTTGCCATGAAACGGATCGGCGGCCTCAAGCAGCAGGTTGCGGCCGGCATTCAGGATGCAACCGTTGACGGACGGACGCCGCAACAACAGCTTGATGAGTGCTTCCAGGTGCTCAATGCTATCCAGCCTCATCGGGAGGAGGTCACCCGGGAGGTTTTTGCCGAGCTGAAGAAGAAGGGGATCGAATTTCTCGATTATTCCCAGTTAAGTACGGAAGAGCGGGAGCGAATTCGCAACCATTTTTACGACAATATATTCCCCCTGGTGACCCCGCAATCGGTCGACCCCGCCCATCCGTTTCCCTTTATCTCCAACCTCTCCCTGAACCTGTTTGTAACCCTGCGCTATCCCGGTGAAAAGGAGATTTCCCTGGCTCGGGTCAAGGTTCCGGTCGGTGCCGGAGTGAACCGGTTTCAACGCATCGACAACAAAAGCTATCGTTTCATTCGCCTGGAAGACATTATGGAGAACAACCTTGATCTGTTGTTCCCGGGGATGGAAATTATCGGCTGCGAGCTGTTCCGGGTGACCCGTAACGCCAACACCAGTAAAGACGAAGAACATGCCGATGATCTGCTCGAGCTGATCGAAACCACTCTGCAGTACCGTCGGGTTGCGCCGATCGTGCGCCTGCAGGTCATGCCCGATATCAAGCCGCTGCTGCGCGGCCGCCTGGCTTCGGAGCTGGGCCTGAATGAAGAAACCGATGTCTTTGTCTCAGAGGACCTGCTCGGTCTGCGCGATCTGTGGGAACTGCACCGTCTCGATCTGCCTGAACACAAAGATCCGCCGCACTACCCCATCGACCACCCGCTGCTGCCGAAAGAGCGCAGTATTTTTCATACCATCCGCGACCAGAAGGAAATTCTGCTGCAGCACCCCTATGAATCCTTTTCCGGATCCATCGAACGCTTCCTCCACGAATCAGCGACCGATCCCAAAGTGCGTGGGATCAAGATGACCCTGTACCGCACCGACCCGGACAGCGAAATCATCAAATACCTGATTCGGGCGGCCCGCAACGGCAAGCAAGTCGCGGTGGTGGTCGAACTCAAAGCCAGTTTCGACGAGCAGGCCAACATCAAGCTGGCGACGCGGATGGAAGAAGCGGGGATTCACGTGACCTACGGGGTGGTCGGGCTGAAAACCCATTCGAAAATCATTCTGGTGGTGCGGCAGGATTACAAAGGGTTGCGCCGCTATGTCCATATCGGCACCGGCAACTACCACCCGGTGACGGCGCGGCTATACAGTGACCTGGGGTTGTTGATCTATGACAAAGAGGTCGGCCGCGACGCGACCGAGCTGTTCAACTATCTGACCACGGGCTTTACCCCCAAGCGCCACTACACCAAGCTGCTCCCCGCGCCGAAAATTCTGAAAAAAGCCCTGCTGGACAAGATTGAACGGGAAATTTCCGGCCACTCGGCCAAAACTCCGGGGTTGATCCGCTTTAAAATGAATGCCCTGGAAGATGTCGATATCACCAAAGCTCTGTACCGGGCCTCGCAGGCCGGGGTTAAAGTTGAGCTGCTAGTTCGCGACAGCTGCCGCATCCGCCCGGGCGTGCCCGGACTTTCCGAAAATATCCGCGTGGTCTCCATCCTCGGCCGGTTCCTCGAACATGCCCGTATCTACTACTTCCGCAACGGCGGCCAGGAAGAATATCTGATCGGTTCGGCAGATGCCATGAAACGGAACCTGGAATACCGGGTGGAAGCGCTGATTCCGGTGGAAAGCCCGGCCCTGCGGGAGCAATTGAATGAACTGCTGGACCTGCAGTTGAACGACCGGGTCAATGCCTGGGAACTGCAGGCGGACGGTAACTATGTCCTGGTCAATCCCAAGGCGCGGCGGGGGACTGAAGACTGCCAGGAAAAACAGATTAAACTCGCCGAAAAGCGCCTCCACGAAGTCCAGCGTCTGCGTAAACGCAAATCACGGCAGGCCGGGGAGGAGCATCTCAACAGAAACATCTGA
- a CDS encoding FAD-dependent oxidoreductase: protein MNRRFLKIVILALLVVLIAAFFAFDLGQYLTLTYLKSQQQAFSEYYQQHQLSTLLGYLLIYILVTALSLPGATVMTLAGGALFGFKAALLVVSFASSIGATLAFLVSRFLLRDWVQQKFGAKLQAINQGVEREGAFYLFSLRLVPLFPFFVINLVMGLTPLKVGTYYLVSQIGMLPGTIVYVNAGTQLGQLESAGGILSPGLLLSFALLGIFPLLAKRVLALFQARKVYAGQVRPKRFDYNLLVIGAGSAGLVSAYIGAAVKAKVALVERDQMGGDCLNTGCVPSKTLLRSAKAVAQIRRAQEFGLKSATVEVDFAAVMERVQEKIARVAPHDSVARYTELGVEVIKGEARLTSPWTVAVNGRELSARNIIIASGAGPFIPPLKGLDQVDYLTSENLWQLRVLPEQLLVLGGGPIGCELAQAFARLGSRVTQVEMAPRIMGREDPEVSEFITAKFSAEGIRVLTGYQAIEVKTEGGRHWLSCRHAGGESDLEFDRLLIAVGRKPKVSGFGLEDLGIDIDRNGTVATDPFLRTKYPNIFCAGDVAGPYQFTHSAAHQAWYAAVNALFGQFRKFKVDYRVIPWCTFTDAEVARVGLSEEEAQQQGIAYEVTRYEVADLDRAIADGEDHGWVKILTVPGKDRILGVTIVAAHAGDLLAEYVLAMKHGLGLNKILGTIHSYPTLAEMNKMAAGQWKKAHAPERLLRWVERYHRWRRGV, encoded by the coding sequence ATGAATCGTCGCTTTCTGAAGATAGTGATTCTGGCTCTACTGGTTGTGCTGATTGCGGCTTTTTTCGCTTTTGATCTCGGTCAGTACCTGACCCTGACCTACTTGAAGAGCCAGCAGCAAGCGTTCAGCGAATATTATCAACAGCATCAGCTATCGACCCTGCTCGGCTATCTGCTGATTTACATTCTGGTGACCGCTCTCTCCCTGCCCGGGGCCACGGTCATGACTCTGGCCGGCGGAGCCCTGTTCGGGTTCAAGGCGGCCCTGCTGGTAGTCAGTTTTGCCAGCAGTATCGGCGCCACCCTGGCGTTTCTGGTGTCGCGGTTTTTGCTGCGCGATTGGGTGCAGCAGAAGTTCGGGGCAAAACTCCAGGCCATTAACCAGGGGGTGGAACGGGAAGGGGCTTTCTACCTGTTCTCGTTGCGGCTGGTTCCGCTCTTCCCGTTTTTTGTCATCAACCTGGTCATGGGGTTGACACCGTTAAAGGTCGGCACCTATTACCTGGTCAGCCAGATCGGAATGCTGCCCGGGACCATCGTTTATGTCAATGCCGGCACCCAGCTCGGCCAGCTCGAAAGCGCTGGGGGGATTCTTTCTCCGGGGCTGCTGCTGTCCTTTGCTCTGCTCGGGATTTTTCCGTTGTTGGCCAAACGGGTTCTGGCATTGTTCCAGGCCCGGAAGGTTTATGCCGGCCAGGTGCGGCCGAAACGGTTCGATTACAACCTGCTGGTCATCGGGGCCGGCAGCGCCGGGCTGGTCAGTGCCTATATCGGCGCCGCGGTCAAGGCCAAAGTCGCCCTGGTGGAACGCGATCAGATGGGCGGGGATTGCCTCAATACCGGCTGTGTCCCGAGCAAGACCCTGCTGCGTAGCGCCAAGGCGGTGGCGCAGATTCGACGAGCGCAGGAGTTCGGTCTCAAATCCGCCACGGTGGAGGTCGATTTTGCTGCGGTGATGGAACGGGTCCAGGAGAAAATTGCCCGGGTCGCCCCCCATGATTCAGTGGCACGCTACACGGAACTTGGCGTCGAGGTCATCAAGGGAGAAGCCCGGCTGACCTCGCCCTGGACGGTTGCGGTGAACGGCCGGGAACTGAGCGCCCGCAACATCATTATTGCCAGCGGAGCCGGGCCCTTTATTCCACCGCTCAAAGGGCTCGATCAGGTTGATTATCTGACCTCGGAAAATCTTTGGCAGCTCCGCGTTCTGCCTGAGCAGTTGCTGGTACTGGGCGGCGGGCCTATCGGCTGTGAGTTGGCCCAGGCGTTTGCTCGTTTGGGCAGCCGGGTGACCCAGGTGGAGATGGCGCCGCGGATCATGGGGCGTGAAGATCCCGAAGTCAGTGAATTCATTACGGCGAAGTTCAGTGCCGAGGGGATCCGGGTGCTCACCGGCTATCAGGCGATCGAAGTTAAAACCGAAGGGGGGCGACATTGGCTGAGTTGTCGTCATGCCGGTGGGGAGAGCGATCTTGAATTTGATCGCCTGCTGATTGCGGTCGGGCGCAAGCCCAAAGTGAGCGGGTTTGGTCTGGAGGATTTGGGCATCGACATCGACCGCAACGGGACCGTTGCCACCGATCCGTTTTTGCGCACCAAGTACCCGAATATCTTTTGCGCCGGCGATGTGGCCGGACCCTATCAGTTCACCCACAGCGCCGCGCATCAGGCCTGGTATGCGGCGGTCAACGCGCTGTTTGGGCAGTTCCGCAAATTTAAGGTTGATTATCGGGTGATTCCCTGGTGTACCTTTACCGATGCCGAAGTCGCCCGGGTCGGCCTGAGCGAAGAAGAGGCTCAACAGCAGGGGATCGCCTATGAGGTGACCCGCTACGAGGTCGCTGATCTTGACCGGGCGATTGCCGACGGCGAGGACCACGGCTGGGTGAAAATCCTCACGGTGCCCGGCAAAGACCGGATTCTCGGCGTGACCATCGTCGCAGCACATGCTGGAGATTTGCTGGCCGAGTATGTGCTGGCCATGAAGCATGGTCTCGGCCTGAACAAGATCCTTGGCACCATCCACAGTTATCCAACGCTGGCAGAAATGAATAAAATGGCCGCCGGGCAATGGAAAAAAGCCCATGCTCCGGAACGCTTACTGCGCTGGGTTGAACGCTACCATCGCTGGCGCCGTGGCGTCTAA
- a CDS encoding Ppx/GppA phosphatase family protein, with translation MKNNPLVEAEVPGEAPEQTRLAAIDIGTNSIRCIVVEADAKGGFRVLDDEKATVRLGEGLTETGFISDAAKARALDALQRMEKISTGLKAEVAAVVATSAVRKALNRNDFIREVANVTGLAIDVISGDQEADLAVLSVQHNFDMDHQRYGMADIGGGSVEVVTATGRHTESVGSLELGVVFLTEKFLHSDPPSPEELKKLRKYVRKALKRDGVGDGLPVTCLIGSGGTMTNIGSMVMAMRGEQYESVHRYEVLHSEVIHLLAMLTRKSHKERLAISGLNPERADIILAGMILTDELMRRMRTNQLWINAQGIREGLILRSLQQRNLIPETVNGRDWRDSILDFARSCRFDEQHSTQVCRLAKKIFAAVAGPFALTLRDEQLLEAAALLHDIGYFISYDRHHKHSYHLIRHANLFGFTPRERELIANLARYHRKAKPKKTHENLIPLSVEDQQLVRRLGGILRLADGLDRRRNRQVVDISCQLDKNIFVLKLFGTADMSVELYGAQSKGSLFEAAFDCRLDVRAEECR, from the coding sequence ATGAAAAATAACCCTCTCGTTGAAGCGGAAGTACCTGGGGAAGCCCCGGAGCAGACTCGGCTGGCAGCGATCGATATCGGTACCAATTCCATCCGCTGCATAGTGGTCGAAGCCGATGCCAAGGGTGGTTTCAGGGTTCTGGATGATGAAAAAGCAACGGTCCGCCTGGGTGAAGGTCTGACAGAAACCGGCTTTATTTCCGATGCTGCCAAGGCCCGTGCCCTGGATGCCCTGCAGCGGATGGAAAAAATCAGTACCGGCCTGAAGGCCGAGGTCGCCGCAGTTGTTGCCACCAGCGCAGTGCGCAAAGCCTTGAATCGGAATGACTTTATCCGCGAAGTTGCGAACGTCACCGGGTTGGCCATCGATGTCATCTCCGGTGACCAGGAAGCTGACCTGGCCGTTCTCAGCGTCCAGCATAATTTCGATATGGACCATCAACGCTACGGCATGGCCGATATCGGTGGCGGCAGCGTCGAGGTGGTGACCGCAACCGGGCGGCACACCGAGAGCGTCGGCTCCCTGGAACTGGGCGTGGTGTTCCTGACCGAAAAATTCCTGCACAGCGATCCCCCCAGCCCGGAGGAACTGAAGAAGCTGCGCAAATATGTGCGCAAAGCGTTAAAAAGGGACGGAGTCGGTGACGGCCTGCCGGTGACCTGCCTGATCGGTTCGGGCGGGACCATGACCAATATCGGCAGCATGGTCATGGCCATGCGCGGCGAGCAGTACGAATCGGTCCACCGGTACGAAGTGCTGCATTCCGAGGTGATCCATCTGCTGGCGATGCTGACCCGGAAAAGCCACAAGGAAAGGCTGGCCATCTCCGGGCTTAATCCCGAACGGGCCGATATCATCCTGGCCGGGATGATCCTGACCGATGAGCTGATGCGGCGCATGCGCACCAATCAACTCTGGATTAATGCCCAGGGGATTCGCGAGGGGCTGATTCTGCGCAGCCTGCAGCAACGGAATCTGATTCCGGAAACCGTCAATGGCCGAGACTGGCGCGATTCGATCCTTGATTTCGCCCGCTCCTGCCGGTTTGACGAGCAGCATTCAACCCAGGTCTGTCGGCTGGCCAAAAAGATCTTCGCCGCAGTTGCTGGCCCCTTCGCTTTGACTCTGCGCGACGAACAGCTGTTGGAAGCTGCCGCCCTGCTCCACGATATCGGTTATTTCATCAGCTATGACCGGCATCACAAACATTCCTACCACCTGATTCGTCATGCCAACCTGTTCGGTTTTACCCCGCGCGAGCGGGAACTGATCGCCAACCTGGCGCGTTACCACCGCAAAGCCAAACCCAAGAAAACTCATGAAAACCTGATCCCGCTGAGTGTTGAGGACCAGCAGCTGGTGCGCCGGCTGGGAGGAATTCTGCGCCTGGCCGATGGTCTCGACCGGCGGCGGAATCGCCAAGTGGTCGATATCTCATGTCAACTTGACAAAAATATTTTTGTCCTTAAATTATTCGGAACAGCTGATATGTCTGTTGAATTGTATGGGGCCCAAAGTAAAGGGTCGCTGTTTGAGGCGGCATTCGATTGCCGCCTGGATGTGAGAGCCGAGGAATGTCGATGA
- a CDS encoding lysophospholipid acyltransferase family protein, producing the protein MADRDQVVRPFLFEKVGGDSGRSWRNTALRVLEKISGLERCQQLYDEIENDCGLEDFLRQALAKASIDYRLSDSSMARMPQSGACVLVANHPYGAAEGLVLFHLLSRVRPDFKVLGNFLLGRVPQLREKLIEVDPFGGKGAARANINPLRQALQHLQAGGLLVVFPAGEVSSWQGPGRGVVDPPWSDSVARLVRKSKAAVLPIFFPGHNGPLFQLAGTLHPRLRTLLLPKMLLKGRKTPLTPLIGNLIPSKKWATFASDRQLVDYLRLRTYALGLDPLATAVPPAGKQAVSQPVALSAAVAVSELRVELAALPAPQRLLQSGEFDVFFAAAGQIPRLLHEIGRLRELTFRAAGEGTGQALDLDNFDQDYLHLFVWNREQEELVGAYRVGRVDQLLASRGKEGLYTTTLFEFKPQLLEYLEQGLELGRSFVRPEYQRSFAPLLLLWKGIGHYLTLHPQYRFLFGPVSISQDYSDRSRELMTCALSRHYLVKELANLVAPRLPVPIKPLKVAGLSRAHCDDLLRNIDDVAALVADLEEDSKGIPVLLRHYLGLGGKLLAFNLDPAFSDVIDGLLLVDLPQADSKQLQRYMGRDGYQYYLEQQGRLRHPAAVAA; encoded by the coding sequence ATGGCTGACCGCGACCAGGTTGTAAGACCTTTTCTGTTTGAAAAAGTCGGCGGGGATTCGGGCCGGAGCTGGCGCAATACAGCCCTGCGGGTGCTGGAAAAAATCTCCGGCCTGGAGCGTTGCCAACAGCTTTATGATGAGATTGAGAACGATTGCGGGCTGGAGGATTTTTTACGCCAGGCCCTGGCGAAGGCGTCCATTGACTATCGACTGAGCGACAGCAGCATGGCCCGGATGCCCCAATCAGGTGCTTGCGTCCTGGTGGCAAACCATCCTTACGGCGCTGCTGAAGGGCTGGTTCTGTTCCATCTGCTCAGCCGGGTCAGGCCAGATTTCAAAGTCTTGGGAAATTTCCTCCTCGGGCGGGTGCCGCAACTGCGGGAAAAATTGATTGAGGTCGACCCTTTCGGCGGCAAGGGTGCCGCACGGGCCAATATCAACCCGTTGCGCCAGGCTCTGCAACATCTGCAAGCCGGTGGTTTACTGGTGGTTTTCCCGGCCGGCGAGGTCTCTTCCTGGCAGGGGCCGGGGCGCGGGGTGGTCGATCCGCCCTGGAGTGACAGTGTTGCCCGGCTGGTTCGCAAAAGCAAAGCTGCGGTCTTACCGATCTTTTTTCCCGGCCATAATGGCCCGCTGTTTCAGTTGGCTGGGACCCTTCACCCTCGCCTGCGCACCCTGCTGTTGCCGAAGATGCTGCTCAAAGGCAGGAAAACCCCGCTGACCCCGCTCATCGGCAACCTGATCCCGAGCAAGAAATGGGCGACCTTTGCGAGTGACCGGCAGCTGGTCGACTATCTGCGGCTGCGGACCTATGCCCTGGGCCTTGATCCTCTGGCAACGGCTGTTCCGCCGGCCGGGAAGCAGGCTGTTTCACAACCGGTAGCGCTCAGCGCCGCAGTGGCCGTTAGCGAGCTGAGGGTGGAATTGGCCGCTCTGCCCGCTCCCCAGCGGTTGTTGCAAAGTGGTGAGTTCGATGTGTTTTTTGCTGCCGCCGGGCAGATCCCGCGGCTTCTTCACGAAATCGGCCGCCTGCGCGAGCTGACCTTCCGGGCCGCCGGTGAGGGGACCGGCCAGGCCCTTGATCTGGATAATTTCGATCAGGACTACCTGCATCTGTTCGTCTGGAACCGGGAGCAGGAAGAACTGGTTGGCGCCTATCGGGTGGGGCGGGTCGACCAGCTGCTTGCCAGCCGGGGCAAAGAGGGCCTGTACACCACGACTCTATTCGAATTCAAACCGCAACTTCTCGAGTATCTGGAGCAGGGGCTGGAACTTGGCCGCTCCTTTGTTCGTCCCGAGTATCAGCGTTCCTTTGCTCCTTTGCTGCTGCTCTGGAAAGGGATCGGTCATTACCTGACTCTTCATCCCCAATATCGTTTTCTGTTCGGCCCGGTCAGCATCTCCCAGGATTACAGCGACCGTTCGCGGGAACTGATGACCTGTGCCCTGAGCCGCCACTATCTGGTCAAGGAATTGGCAAATCTGGTCGCCCCGCGCCTGCCAGTGCCCATCAAGCCGCTCAAAGTGGCCGGTTTGAGTCGTGCCCACTGCGATGATCTGCTGCGCAATATAGATGATGTTGCCGCGCTGGTCGCGGATCTGGAAGAAGACAGTAAGGGCATCCCGGTGCTGCTCCGCCATTACCTCGGTCTGGGCGGGAAACTGCTGGCCTTTAATCTGGATCCGGCCTTCAGTGATGTGATTGACGGGTTGCTGCTGGTGGACCTGCCTCAGGCCGACAGCAAGCAGCTGCAACGCTACATGGGGCGCGACGGCTATCAGTACTATCTGGAACAACAGGGCCGTTTGCGGCACCCGGCAGCGGTTGCCGCCTGA